Proteins from a genomic interval of Rhizobium rhododendri:
- a CDS encoding transposase: MDIIRDRKQVSRLEIVDSGRRRRFSDEAKLAIVAESLSAPRQVTVTAQRHGITRFQLNSWRKAAREGRLGNGSSEGFVPA; this comes from the coding sequence ATGGACATTATCAGAGACCGTAAACAGGTGAGCCGCCTTGAGATTGTGGACAGCGGTCGGCGCCGCCGGTTCAGTGACGAAGCCAAGCTTGCGATTGTAGCAGAGAGCCTCTCTGCTCCCCGGCAGGTGACGGTTACAGCCCAGCGCCATGGGATCACCCGCTTTCAGTTGAATAGCTGGCGCAAGGCGGCGCGGGAAGGAAGGCTTGGCAATGGTTCATCGGAAGGGTTTGTTCCAGCGTAA